One Natronomonas gomsonensis genomic window, TGATGTTGCTTCGGATGGGATACGAGGCCCGAACCCACATGGACGCGAACGAGATGGTCGGACGCGTCCTCGAACGCGGCGAGGACGCCATCTCCCGGGTCCGTTCGGACACCGCAGAGAGCATCGCCCACCAGCGAATCAAACGCGTTCGGTGGTTCAAGGAGTGGCTCGAAGGCGAAATCGCCGAGATGGAGCCACCAGACCCAAACACTGACCTCTTATAAAAAGAGGGCGTCGGCGAGGAAGTACACGCCGAACCCAGCGAGTACGACCGCACTCCCGTAGGCGATAGCCGGCGCCAGCGACTCCATGCGCTGTCGAGCGGCCGTAAGCGTCGCGGGGAAGCCAGTTATCCAGACGCCGATACCGCCGAACAGGCCGGCTAACAGGACCGGACTACCGGTCTCGACGACGACGAGGCCGGCAAGCGCCTCGCTGGCGTACGACAGCACGTCGACGGTTCCGGGTGTCAGAAGCGCCGTGCCCGCGGTGACCCAGAACAGTATCTGATAGGGATTCGTCAACGCGAGGATGAACGCCTTCGAGAAGCCACGGCTATCCTCGTCGCCGGGCGTCTCGGCGGCCCGAAAGCTCTCCTGTGCGCCGCGGGCGGCGCCGTAGGCGAAATACAGCATCAACAGCCCACCGACCCCGACCATGACCGACTGCAGCGTCGGCATCTCCTCGATAGCGGCGACGACGCCGAGCAGCGCCAATCCGAGGAAGACGGCGTCGGCGGTCATCGCGCCCAGTCCGGCGCGGAACCCGGCGGTCCACCCCCGCAGGACCGACTCCTCGGCGATGACGGCGTTCATCGGCCCCGGCGGCGCCGCCAACGCCAACCCGAACAGCACGCCCGCCGAAAGCGTCGAAAGGAGAGTCATCTCCCTGCAGTATCACGCCGCTAAACAAAAGCGTGGCGTGATGAGAGTTCGTGACACGATTCTGGCGACGAGTACCGCGGTCGCCAGCGAGCGCCTACATCCCCCGACCCATGAGTCGACTGCGGACGATGTCGGCGTCTTTGTTTCCAGTTCCCGTGTTGAGGAGGACGACGGTGTCGTCGGAATCGAAGGCGCCGGTGTCAGCGAGGTCCCACGCACCCGCGGCGGCCGCTCCGCAGGCGACGCTGACCTCCAGTCCCTCGTGTTGGGCGACCGTCGCGGCGCTGTCGAGGAGGTCTTCGTCGTCGACGGCGACGCCCGACCCGCCGCTGGCGCGGACGGCCTCGACGGCGGGCAGTCCGCCGGCGGGGTCGGGCACTTCGAGACTGCCGACGACGGTGTCGGGGTACTCCCACGGTTCGGGGTCGTCGCCATTCTCTGCGGCCTCGACGATGGGCGCACAGCCGTCCGGTTGGGCGGCGTACAGACGGGGCGTACCGTCGACGAGGTCGAGTTCGTCGAACTCCCGGGCACCCTTCCAGAGCCCCGAGACGGTAGCCCCGTGGCCGACGGGCACGACGACGGCGTCGGGAGCCGTCCAATCGAGGGATTCTGCGAGTTCGTGGTACACCGATTTCAGTCCCTCGTGGCGGAACGGCGAGTCGAAGGCGGCGGCGGGGAACCACTCCTCTTCGTCGGCCGCCGGCAGTTCCTCGCGTTCGCGCTCGTAGGTCTCGCGGGCGTCGTCGAAGCGCCCCTCGACGACGCGCATGTCGCCGCCGTGGACGTTTATCATCGCCTTGTTGATGAAGTTCGCGCGACTGGGGACGAACACCCGCGAGAGCAGGCCGGCGCGGGCGGCGTAGGCCGCAGCGGACTGTCCCCCGTTGCCCGTCGTTGGCAAGGCGAGCGTATCGGCGTCGGCCCGGTTGGCGGCCTCGGCGACGACGGCGAGACCGCGGTCGGTCACCGTTCCAGTCGGGTTGTGGGCCTCGTTTTTGATGTAGACCGAATCGACGCCCAACTCCTCGGCTAGCCGTGGGGCTTCGACCAGCGGCGTCGCTCCCTCGCCCATTCCGTCGGGAACGACCGGGAACAGTTCGCGGGCCGCCCACGCGCCGGTGCGGCCGGCGAGCGTCTCCCGACTCAACTCGGCGGCGTCGTAGTCGTAGGTCGCATCGAGCGTCCCGCCGCAGTCGGGGCATCGGGTCGGAGCCTCGTCGTCGACCGTCTCACCGCAGTCAGTACAGCGAAAGCCCTCGAAACTCGTCATACGTGAAGTTTGGACGGCGGTGGCAAAGCCCTGTCCTTCCCGGTCAGACGGACCCACCCTCACTCGCGGTGTCGGGACGGAAAGGCGTTTGAGGTGGCCGGTCGAATTCGATGGTATGCACGTCGTCGTCGCCGGTGGCGGACTCGCCGGACTGGTCGCCGCCCGACGCCTCGCGGAGGCGGGCGCCGAAGTCGAACTGTTCGAGGAACGCGAGGAAGTCGGCGGCCGCGTTCGCTCCCGAACCGTCGACGGGTTCACGCTGGACCGCGGCTTTCAGGTGCTGTTCTCCGCCTATCCCGCCGCTCGACGCGAACTCGACCTCGACGCGCTGGACCTCCGGCGCTTCGCCCCCGGCGCGACCATCGCCCGGCCGAACCACCGCTCGACGCTGTCGGACCCGCTCGGCCAACCGACTGCGGCGGTGCCGACGCTTTTGAACCGCGACGTTCGGACGGGCGACAAACTCCGCCTGTTTCGCCTCCAGCGGGAGTTGAAGCGTCGCGAGTGGGAGACGCTGTTCGACGGCGACGACGCCTCGATACGGGAGTACCTCGCAGGGCAGGGCTTCTCGAAGGCGTTCGTCGAGAACTTCGCGGCACCTTTCTACGGTGGCATCACGCTGGACCGCTCGCTGTCGACGTCGAGTCACGTCTTCGAGTACACGTTCAAGGCGCTCTCGGAGGGCAAGACGGTCGTTCCCGCGGCAGGGATGGGTGCGATTCCGGCGCAACTCCGGAAGCGGGTGGAGGCAGCGGGTGCGGTTATCGAAACCCAAGACGCAGTGAGCCGAATAGATGCCGACGAGGACCGCGTGAGTGTCGAGACGAACGACGAACACCGCTCACCCGACGCCGTCATCGTCGCCACGGACCCGAAGTCGGCCGGTGACCTGACGGGAATCGAGACGCCCACGGAGGCGAAAGCCTGCGTCACCGTCCACTGTTCGGTGCCGGACCACCAGACGCTGGACACCGGGTCACGCATCCTTCTCAACGCCGCCGACGACCGTCCGAACACCGTTGCGCCGATGTCAGCCGCCGCCCCGGAGTACGCACCCGAGGGCCGTGACCTCCTCAGCGCGACGTACCTCGGCGAACAGGACGAAAGCGACCAAGAACTCATCGAGACGGTTCGGGAGTCCCTCGATTCGTGGTATCCCGAGAACCACTTCGGCGAACTCGAAGGCGTCGCCGTCGACCGAATCGAGTTCGCACAGTTCGCCCAACAGCCGGGGTTCCGCTCGTCGCTCCCCACCGCCGATGCCCCGGAGGGACCGGTGTACCTCGCCGGCGACTACACCCGGTGGTCGTCGATTCAAGGCGCCTTGGAGAGCGGAAAGCGGGCCGCAGACGCGGTTCTCGCGAACGAGGACTGACTACAGCAGTCGGCGGAACTCCCCGAGCGGCGGGAACTCGTGGGTTTCGTCGGCGTCCTCGTCGCGGACGACGGGACGGAGTCCGTCGGCATCGGTGACGAACGGCGATTGAAATTCGCTTGCGGTCATTCCGTTGACGGCGACGCCGGCCGGCAACCGACTGAACGACGGTAGCATCAACACGTCCGCATCGCCGTACTGTTCGGGACCGTACAGGAAACAGGGCCAGCGTTGTCCCTCGATTTCGATGGTCGGGTGGTCGTGGCCGACGACGTAGCAGTCGGCGTCCGTTTCCGGTCGTTCGTGGCCGTGAATGACGACGACGCGGCCGAGGCGGTACTCCTCGGCTATCGGGCCGTCCCACAGTTCCTCAAGCATCGTGTCGTGGTTGCCCGGCGTGGCGAGGAGTCGGGTCTCGGCCGCCTCCGCCACGCCCTGGAGTTCCTGAACCGTCTCAGCCGTGCCTCGCGGGAGGCTATTGAAGGCGTGGAGCACGTCGCCGGCTATTACGGCTTCCGACGGGGTGAACCGCTGAAGCAGCGCCTCGAACCGCTCGACGAGGGTCGTGTGTGCGTGTTCTCCGAGCCCCCACTCGACGTTCGAGGTGGCGGCGCGGCCGACGTGGAGGTCCGCACAGACGAGCACGTCGGCGGCCGGCAAATACACCGCTCTGTCGTGCGGTTCGAACTCCATGTCGGCCGTACGGTCGGCGGCGGCAAAGCGCTGGCGGGGGTGTCGCCGGGGTTTATAAATAATCGTCCCGAGAGACCGGTATGGTCGATGTCCTCGACAACAAGCGCTCGGCGACGAAGTTCCGCGTTCTCGTCGAGATAGCGGACCGCCAGCCGGCGGTCAATCAGGGGGAAATCGCAGACGCCGTCGGCGTGACGAGTCAGGCCGTCTCGGAGTACATCCGCGAACTCGTCGACGAGGGGTTCGTCGAGAAGGAGGCCCGCTCGCGGTACCGCGTCACCAAGCAGGGCGTCGACTGGCTGTTCCAGCAGGCCTCCGACGTGCGCCGCTTCGCCGACCACGTCACCGAGGACGTACTCGGGAGCATGCAGGAAGACGCCGCCCTCGCCACCGCCGACATCGAATCCGGCGACTCGGTGTCGCTTTTCATCGAGGACGGCCTCCTCCACGCCGCCCCCGGCGAGGAGGGCCCTGCCACCGGCGTCGCCACGACGGACGCGGGCGAGAGCGAAGTGGTCGGCGTCACCGGCTTTGCCGGCATCATCGACCTCGAACCCGGCGAAGTGACGGTGTTTCAGGTCGCACCGATTCGGTCGGGGACGCCGGCAGGGTCGGAGTCGCTTCGAGCGGCCGCCGACGCCGCCGACGTGGTCGCCGCCGCTGGCGTCGAGGCCGTCGCCGCCCTCCGGGATTCCGGCGTCGACGCCGACGTGACCTTTGCGGCCGGCGAAGTCGCCGCCGACGCCGCAGGCCGTGGCCTCGACGTGGTCGTCGTCGCCACAACCGACCTCGCCGGACGGGTCACCGACGCGCTTCGTGACGCCGGATTGGCCTACGAAGTCGACGACGTGTAGAACGCTACTACGTGTCGCTCTGTGCCCGTTCGACGGCCTCGTAGTACGTCGCCGCGTCGGCTTCGTAGATGAACGTCGCCAGTTCCTCGTGGCCGAGGTCCTGTGCCGCGAACTGTGCGGCCATCCAGTTGTGTGGGGCGTCCAGTCGACCCGAGTCCAGTACCTCGCGGAGTTGTTCGACGACCGTCTCCGTGATGGGAACTCGGGTCACGACGAGGCGTGTTGCTTGGCGGTGTCGTACGCCTCACGGACTCGTTTGAATTCGGCCTCGTCACCGCCTTGGTCGGGGTGGACTTCCTTGACGCGGCGGCGATAGGCCTGCTGGACCGCGTCCTCGCTGGCTCCACTCGGGAGTCCGAGGACGGCGTAGGCAGTCTCCGCCGGGTCGACGCTCCGGTTCGAGCGGTGCGAGCGGCGTCCGGAACCGCGGCCGGTGTCGCCGAACTCCACGTCGGGCGTCTCGAAGGGGAGTCGGTTGCCGAGTGCGATGCCGGGCATCTCGTGTTCCATGAGGATGGCGTACGTCGAGGTGTGTTCCAGGGCGTAGAACGTGCGTGCGTCGAACGTGACGGCCACGTCACGGTGGGGGAGATAGAAGGCGACCGGTTCACCGTGGGCACGGGTGTCTTCGGCGAAGCGCTCGCCGATAGCGTCGAGATAGCGTCGAATTTCGGCGCGACGGCGGCCCTCGCTGGAGGGCCACGTCGACCGGCTCTCGTTGCCGTCCGGGAACATCCGGGAGGCGACGACGAACGTCGCCGCGACGACGAGGCTCACGAGCGCGCCGACGGACACGCCGAGGAGGAGCCATCGCGGCAATCCGAGTAGCGATTCGACGACCACACCCACTCTAGGGGAGAATACCATAAGAGCGTGTTGGGATTCGGCAAACCGTGCGGTTATCGTGGCGAGAATCAGCCGATGTACCGGAGGTCCTCGTCGCTCGGGGCGGCGCCCTGTTCCATCTGCCGAATGCGTTTTACGACCTCTTCCATCTCCTCGGCGCGCTCTTCGAGGGAGTCGTAGCCGATATCGAAGCCGACGGCCTCCTGGAGAACTTCCAACACTGCACGCGCACTCTTGGGGTCGACGAGATAGCCGCTCGTCTCGCCCATCAGACAGGCGGCCTCGTAGCCGCGGCGCTCGCCCAATCCGAGGAGGAGTCCGGAAATGCCGACGATACCGCCGGCGGGTTCGTCCTCGCGGAACTCGACGCCGACGCCTTCGAGGTCCTCGATGAACTCGTCAGTCGTCGCCGCCCCGACCACATCCGGTTCGTCGACCAACTCCCCGGTCGGGACGCCGCCCAGCGCGAAGATGCGGTCGGTCTCGAAGGACGCCGCCACGTCGAGGAAGGCGTCGGCGAGGCGGTAGTGGCCGGGACCGTCGCCGGCCTGGTGGTCGCCGGTCAACACCAGCATGTCGTGGCCGGCGTCGCGGATGGCGTGGACCTCCGCACACGCCAGCGTCGTCTTGCCGTCCTCGACGGTTACCTGCGGCGGGAAGTGCTCGGAGTACACCCGGCGTACCAACTCGGCGTCGAACTCCTCAAGTAGGTGTTCGGCGGCGAGTTTGCCGACGTGGCCGACGCCCGGGAGCCCTTCTATCAACACCGGGTCGTCCAAATCGGGGTCGGCAGGTCGCTCGATGTCGAACTCGTCCATGCGACTCACTGGCGGTCCACCGACTTAAGAACGCGGCGATAGTCGACGGTTCAGGAACGCCGGCGCCGTGCCCGCCGCCGGTACTCCCCGTAGGGGTCCTCCGGCGAGAACGGGGCTGGCGCGCTGTTTTCGGCGTCGGCACCACACTCCGGACACTGCTCCCCGAGCGTGTACACCGGCCGGTCGTGTTCGGTCTCCCACGCCGAACACACCCGGATGTCGGCTTTCATCTACTCCTCGTCGGTGCGGCGCTCACGGTGGAACTCGCCGGTGCCGCCGACGGCCTCGATGGCCTCGCTGGCCCGTGTCGCGCTTTCCTCCAGTTGGGTCTCGGCAGTCTTGTAGTTCGGCGCCTTCACCTTGATGCGGTACTCCGGTGCGCCGACGTAGGTCACGTCGAGTTCGACCTCGTCGGGGACTTCACCGTTGCCCTCGGCGGCTTTCAGCGCCTCGCGAACGTCCTCGACGCCGTCGGTGCCGGGGGCTTCGAGGTCGACGTAGCCCGTCACGGTGACGTAGGGGACGGAGACGTTCTCGCGGGCCGTCTCGACGATGGCCTCGAGTTCCGCATCCGAGAGGTCGGTTCCCTCGAGGGCCTCGGGGCCGTGGATGGCGGCCTGCTCGAAGCCGGCGTACAGCGAGCCGTGAACGTCGATGAGTTCGTTTGCGATGTCGCGGAACGTCTCGTCTTCGACGTCCTCGCCGAAGGCCAGCTCCATCCACTTGTCGGCCTTCTGTTCGCTCTTCCACTCCTGGACCTTCTCGGAGCGCTGGTGGTCGTTGACGTCCTTAATCGAGAGGTCGACCTGTTGGGCGTCCTCGTCGACTTCCAGTACCTTACAGACGACGAGTTGGTCCTCGTTGACGTGGTCGCGGACGTTCTTGATCCACCCGGAGGCGACCTCGCTGACGTGGACCAGCCCCCGTTTGTCTTCGTACTCTTCGAGGTCGACGAACACGCCGAAATCCTCGATCTCGTCGACGCGTCCGACGACGAGTTCTCCCGGCGTAGGCCAGCCACTGTATTTCATACCCTTCGCTACCCGTCTGACGAGAATAAAAGCACCGTTCGCCCGCCGGTTGCCGTCTATCGCGCTTCGACGGTCTCGACGACCTCGCCGAGGATGTCTGCCTCGCCGCCGGTCGGCGTCGCGAGCGTCGAGCCACACACCGCACACGTGACGGTGCTTGCGGCCTTGCCGAAGACGACCTGCTCGTTCTCACAGTCCCCACATTGGACGCGGAAGAAGTTTCCTGCCATCGTTTACTCCTGGAAGGTGAGTCGGCCGGCACGCCATCCTTCGCGGAGGTGGGCCTTGCCACAGTCACTGCAGCGGTACTTGAGGTCCGTCTTCTTGGTGGGCTTGTCGCCACCGGGCACCTTCGAGAACCGCCCGGCGTTGCCGATGACGGCTTTCCCGCGCCGAGTGCGGCGGGCGTCCCACTTCGTCCCCGAGGAGCGGCCCGTTCGGACCTTCTCCACCTCGTGTTCGTGGTGGGTGTTGCAGTGCGGACAGTACGTGTTGAACCGGCGTGGCATTTCCATAGTTATCGACGGCTAACGCGTCGTGGGTTAAAACGGGTTTGGTTTTGCGGCCGAACGGCTGCCCACAGACGGTCGGCGATGCGTGGGGGCTTCGAAGCGCTTAACCCGAACTCTCACGAAGGCCCGCCCATGAAGCGGCTCATCATCCGCGGGGACCCCGGCATCCGCAAGGGCGCCGTCATCGACTACGACGGCGAGGAGTACGTCTGCTTCGGCATCTCCCGGCAGGGCGAGTGGCACGGCCCCGACCGCGTCCAGCTGTGGTGTACTATCGGCAAAGAAGCCGAACGCGAGGACTTCGCTAAGCGAAACTTCGTCCCGATGCACCTCGACGTGGACAACGTCGACGCCGATGCCGTCGAAGTCATCAAAACAAAGGCCGAACCGGCGACGTCCTGAGTCGGCCACGACCCTTCCTCCGACGATTTATATACGAGAACGCGGCCACGCCGCGTATGCGCTGAGTAGCCACCGACGGCCATTCGGATACCGCGCGGCCGGCCGTCGGATACGACGCCGCCTGTTCGATACCCCCACGTCAGCGCCGAACTTCGTAGACGACCACGTCACCGCGCTGGAAGGCGGCTTCCAGTGCCGGATGCTCCTCGATGGTCACATCGTAGCGGGCGCGTTCGGCAGGACCGACGTAGACGTATTCGACCCCGTAGCGGTCGAGTAGTTCGGTCTGTTCGTCCGTCGACCCCTCGTAAATCGTCGTCACGTCTCCGAGTCGCTTCTCG contains:
- a CDS encoding LysE family translocator, translated to MTLLSTLSAGVLFGLALAAPPGPMNAVIAEESVLRGWTAGFRAGLGAMTADAVFLGLALLGVVAAIEEMPTLQSVMVGVGGLLMLYFAYGAARGAQESFRAAETPGDEDSRGFSKAFILALTNPYQILFWVTAGTALLTPGTVDVLSYASEALAGLVVVETGSPVLLAGLFGGIGVWITGFPATLTAARQRMESLAPAIAYGSAVVLAGFGVYFLADALFL
- a CDS encoding threonine synthase, encoding MTSFEGFRCTDCGETVDDEAPTRCPDCGGTLDATYDYDAAELSRETLAGRTGAWAARELFPVVPDGMGEGATPLVEAPRLAEELGVDSVYIKNEAHNPTGTVTDRGLAVVAEAANRADADTLALPTTGNGGQSAAAYAARAGLLSRVFVPSRANFINKAMINVHGGDMRVVEGRFDDARETYEREREELPAADEEEWFPAAAFDSPFRHEGLKSVYHELAESLDWTAPDAVVVPVGHGATVSGLWKGAREFDELDLVDGTPRLYAAQPDGCAPIVEAAENGDDPEPWEYPDTVVGSLEVPDPAGGLPAVEAVRASGGSGVAVDDEDLLDSAATVAQHEGLEVSVACGAAAAGAWDLADTGAFDSDDTVVLLNTGTGNKDADIVRSRLMGRGM
- a CDS encoding NAD(P)/FAD-dependent oxidoreductase: MHVVVAGGGLAGLVAARRLAEAGAEVELFEEREEVGGRVRSRTVDGFTLDRGFQVLFSAYPAARRELDLDALDLRRFAPGATIARPNHRSTLSDPLGQPTAAVPTLLNRDVRTGDKLRLFRLQRELKRREWETLFDGDDASIREYLAGQGFSKAFVENFAAPFYGGITLDRSLSTSSHVFEYTFKALSEGKTVVPAAGMGAIPAQLRKRVEAAGAVIETQDAVSRIDADEDRVSVETNDEHRSPDAVIVATDPKSAGDLTGIETPTEAKACVTVHCSVPDHQTLDTGSRILLNAADDRPNTVAPMSAAAPEYAPEGRDLLSATYLGEQDESDQELIETVRESLDSWYPENHFGELEGVAVDRIEFAQFAQQPGFRSSLPTADAPEGPVYLAGDYTRWSSIQGALESGKRAADAVLANED
- a CDS encoding metallophosphoesterase; this encodes MEFEPHDRAVYLPAADVLVCADLHVGRAATSNVEWGLGEHAHTTLVERFEALLQRFTPSEAVIAGDVLHAFNSLPRGTAETVQELQGVAEAAETRLLATPGNHDTMLEELWDGPIAEEYRLGRVVVIHGHERPETDADCYVVGHDHPTIEIEGQRWPCFLYGPEQYGDADVLMLPSFSRLPAGVAVNGMTASEFQSPFVTDADGLRPVVRDEDADETHEFPPLGEFRRLL
- a CDS encoding DUF7839 domain-containing protein translates to MVDVLDNKRSATKFRVLVEIADRQPAVNQGEIADAVGVTSQAVSEYIRELVDEGFVEKEARSRYRVTKQGVDWLFQQASDVRRFADHVTEDVLGSMQEDAALATADIESGDSVSLFIEDGLLHAAPGEEGPATGVATTDAGESEVVGVTGFAGIIDLEPGEVTVFQVAPIRSGTPAGSESLRAAADAADVVAAAGVEAVAALRDSGVDADVTFAAGEVAADAAGRGLDVVVVATTDLAGRVTDALRDAGLAYEVDDV
- a CDS encoding J domain-containing protein, coding for MVFSPRVGVVVESLLGLPRWLLLGVSVGALVSLVVAATFVVASRMFPDGNESRSTWPSSEGRRRAEIRRYLDAIGERFAEDTRAHGEPVAFYLPHRDVAVTFDARTFYALEHTSTYAILMEHEMPGIALGNRLPFETPDVEFGDTGRGSGRRSHRSNRSVDPAETAYAVLGLPSGASEDAVQQAYRRRVKEVHPDQGGDEAEFKRVREAYDTAKQHASS
- a CDS encoding proteasome assembly chaperone family protein, producing MDEFDIERPADPDLDDPVLIEGLPGVGHVGKLAAEHLLEEFDAELVRRVYSEHFPPQVTVEDGKTTLACAEVHAIRDAGHDMLVLTGDHQAGDGPGHYRLADAFLDVAASFETDRIFALGGVPTGELVDEPDVVGAATTDEFIEDLEGVGVEFREDEPAGGIVGISGLLLGLGERRGYEAACLMGETSGYLVDPKSARAVLEVLQEAVGFDIGYDSLEERAEEMEEVVKRIRQMEQGAAPSDEDLRYIG
- a CDS encoding RNA-protein complex protein Nop10, with product MKADIRVCSAWETEHDRPVYTLGEQCPECGADAENSAPAPFSPEDPYGEYRRRARRRRS
- a CDS encoding translation initiation factor IF-2 subunit alpha; translated protein: MKYSGWPTPGELVVGRVDEIEDFGVFVDLEEYEDKRGLVHVSEVASGWIKNVRDHVNEDQLVVCKVLEVDEDAQQVDLSIKDVNDHQRSEKVQEWKSEQKADKWMELAFGEDVEDETFRDIANELIDVHGSLYAGFEQAAIHGPEALEGTDLSDAELEAIVETARENVSVPYVTVTGYVDLEAPGTDGVEDVREALKAAEGNGEVPDEVELDVTYVGAPEYRIKVKAPNYKTAETQLEESATRASEAIEAVGGTGEFHRERRTDEE
- a CDS encoding 30S ribosomal protein S27e, with product MAGNFFRVQCGDCENEQVVFGKAASTVTCAVCGSTLATPTGGEADILGEVVETVEAR
- a CDS encoding 50S ribosomal protein L44e, with protein sequence MEMPRRFNTYCPHCNTHHEHEVEKVRTGRSSGTKWDARRTRRGKAVIGNAGRFSKVPGGDKPTKKTDLKYRCSDCGKAHLREGWRAGRLTFQE
- a CDS encoding HAH_0734 family protein yields the protein MKRLIIRGDPGIRKGAVIDYDGEEYVCFGISRQGEWHGPDRVQLWCTIGKEAEREDFAKRNFVPMHLDVDNVDADAVEVIKTKAEPATS